From Methanomassiliicoccales archaeon LGM-RCC1, one genomic window encodes:
- a CDS encoding Lar family restriction alleviation protein: MTDLKPCPFCGQTAYLHLEDKFGIDGERLSYVSCYTCLVQGPLEMKIEKAIESWNRRADDDADLLALFNGWLDSERYNCDNSEHD, translated from the coding sequence ATGACCGACCTTAAACCATGCCCATTTTGTGGACAAACAGCTTATTTGCATTTAGAAGATAAGTTTGGAATAGACGGCGAAAGACTGAGTTATGTGTCTTGCTATACTTGTCTTGTTCAAGGCCCCCTTGAAATGAAAATCGAAAAAGCAATTGAATCATGGAACAGGAGGGCCGATGACGATGCGGATTTACTGGCCCTGTTCAACGGGTGGCTCGATTCCGAAAGATACAACTGCGACAACTCCGAGCATGATTAG
- the serS gene encoding serine--tRNA ligase, which yields MLDVNVIRSNPDMIRTMIRNRNRDETILDRFLEADSEWRALTDENNRLRKTRNDVSLEISKMPKGQEKDSKIAEMREVGDKIKANDDRMAELEEIRQDCVLNIPNIPHESVPIGKDDTENVVVYEAGEKRKFDFKPKEHWELAEELDIIDFDRGTKVAGSGFYVMKGDGARLERALVNYFLDMHKDQGYTELVVPAVINKAAVIGTGQYPNLKDDMYYLAKDDMYLNPTAEVPITNLLQDEILDKSQLPIYYTANLTSYRREVGKHADTKGIIRVHEFRKTEMVNFVEPSKSYERLEELRKNAEDLINGLQLPYRVLLLCTGDMSFSCSKCYDLELYAPGKDAWLEASSCSNFTDFQARRARIKYRPEPHLKSEFVHTLNGSGLALPRTVVAVMENYQNKDGTITIPEVLRPYMRGQEVIDKH from the coding sequence ATGCTAGATGTCAATGTCATCAGATCGAATCCTGACATGATCAGGACTATGATCAGGAACAGAAACAGAGACGAGACCATATTGGACAGATTCCTTGAGGCAGATTCCGAATGGAGGGCCCTCACGGATGAGAACAACCGCCTCAGAAAGACGAGGAACGATGTTTCACTCGAGATCTCCAAGATGCCCAAGGGCCAGGAGAAGGATTCCAAGATCGCGGAGATGCGCGAAGTCGGAGACAAGATCAAGGCCAACGACGACAGGATGGCCGAGCTCGAGGAGATCAGGCAGGACTGCGTCCTGAACATCCCCAACATCCCCCACGAGTCCGTGCCCATCGGAAAGGACGACACAGAGAACGTCGTCGTATACGAGGCCGGAGAGAAGAGGAAGTTCGACTTCAAGCCCAAGGAGCACTGGGAGCTCGCCGAGGAACTGGACATCATCGATTTCGACAGAGGAACCAAGGTCGCAGGAAGCGGATTCTATGTGATGAAGGGAGACGGAGCAAGGCTCGAGCGCGCCCTCGTCAACTACTTCCTGGACATGCACAAGGACCAGGGCTACACCGAGCTCGTTGTGCCCGCAGTCATCAACAAGGCGGCGGTCATCGGAACCGGTCAGTACCCCAACTTGAAGGATGACATGTACTACCTTGCGAAAGACGACATGTACCTCAACCCCACAGCAGAGGTCCCCATCACGAACCTCCTGCAGGACGAGATCCTGGACAAATCACAGCTTCCCATCTACTACACAGCTAACCTGACATCTTACAGGCGCGAGGTCGGAAAGCACGCGGACACCAAGGGAATCATCCGTGTCCACGAGTTCAGGAAGACAGAGATGGTCAACTTCGTCGAGCCCAGCAAGTCATACGAGAGGCTCGAGGAGCTCAGGAAGAACGCAGAGGACCTCATCAACGGTCTCCAGTTGCCCTACAGGGTACTGCTCCTGTGCACTGGCGATATGAGCTTCTCATGCTCCAAGTGCTACGATCTGGAGCTGTACGCTCCCGGAAAGGATGCGTGGCTCGAGGCATCATCCTGTTCCAACTTCACTGACTTCCAGGCAAGGAGGGCAAGGATCAAGTACAGGCCCGAACCCCACCTGAAGAGCGAGTTCGTTCACACCCTCAACGGTTCCGGTCTCGCACTCCCCAGGACTGTAGTCGCAGTCATGGAGAACTATCAGAACAAGGATGGTACCATCACCATCCCCGAAGTCCTGAGACCCTATATGAGGGGCCAGGAAGTCATCGACAAACACTGA
- a CDS encoding Lar family restriction alleviation protein, producing the protein MTELKPCPFCGSNNVQNREDDGRYILCNTCHIEVRDHQGTDRQFEMWNRRVNE; encoded by the coding sequence ATGACCGAATTGAAGCCATGTCCGTTCTGCGGTTCTAACAACGTCCAGAACCGTGAGGACGATGGGCGGTACATCCTCTGCAACACCTGCCACATCGAGGTCCGCGACCATCAGGGAACGGACAGGCAGTTCGAGATGTGGAACAGGAGAGTGAACGAATGA
- a CDS encoding ribonuclease P protein component 4 → MSRHVPNATIREIGAERIDKLLTMSEQAVRDGREDRARRYIDIATGISGKTRVKMPKDRKFCKSCHQPLMPGVNCTVRLSNHKVCIRCDVCGEVRRIPYIREQRK, encoded by the coding sequence ATGTCACGCCATGTACCCAACGCTACAATCCGCGAGATTGGGGCGGAGCGTATCGACAAGCTGCTTACCATGTCCGAACAGGCCGTCAGGGACGGAAGGGAGGACAGGGCCAGAAGATACATCGATATCGCCACCGGGATCAGCGGCAAGACGCGCGTCAAGATGCCCAAGGATAGGAAGTTCTGCAAGAGCTGCCACCAGCCATTGATGCCCGGTGTCAACTGCACGGTACGCCTGTCCAATCATAAAGTGTGCATCAGATGCGATGTGTGCGGAGAAGTACGGCGCATACCGTACATAAGGGAGCAGAGAAAATGA
- a CDS encoding winged helix-turn-helix domain-containing protein yields MTILGELFHTRTPEILICIDENGPNNAVRIAELIGMDNSAALKSLKILRDKGYTERVGLDWKLIHNGEVAAAGLYDLEEWMEMMCR; encoded by the coding sequence ATGACGATTCTGGGTGAACTCTTCCATACGAGGACTCCGGAGATCCTCATCTGCATAGATGAGAACGGACCCAACAATGCTGTGAGGATAGCCGAACTCATCGGAATGGACAATTCTGCTGCTCTCAAGTCACTCAAGATCCTTCGCGACAAGGGGTATACGGAGAGAGTGGGTTTGGATTGGAAACTGATCCATAACGGAGAGGTCGCGGCCGCAGGCCTCTACGACCTCGAGGAATGGATGGAGATGATGTGCAGATGA
- a CDS encoding helix-turn-helix domain-containing protein, with the protein MTVDVLSLEAYASLGSTKEAQAQIILDTIRKARHPSSADIERLTKIKRTSVTARLKKLEDDGLIYKAGTKKDPFTHKTVNWYGVIA; encoded by the coding sequence ATGACAGTCGACGTACTCTCCTTAGAGGCATACGCAAGCCTCGGCTCCACGAAGGAGGCACAGGCGCAGATCATACTCGACACCATAAGAAAGGCCAGACACCCATCGTCTGCCGACATCGAAAGGCTCACCAAGATAAAGAGGACCTCCGTCACTGCGAGACTGAAGAAGCTTGAGGACGATGGCTTGATCTACAAGGCAGGAACGAAGAAGGATCCGTTCACTCACAAGACCGTCAACTGGTACGGGGTGATCGCATGA
- a CDS encoding Lar family restriction alleviation protein, whose protein sequence is MSELKPCPECGSDDLNIMTEYTSGNRVIHCTGCHKYYDHLKLTREDTLSDIFERWNEYAQNYKPKPKTESVLKPCPFCGSEELVFADEEDGSCCIRCTDCGAQVGHYRDYMSDNEDIAGLWNRRASE, encoded by the coding sequence ATGAGCGAACTCAAGCCATGCCCCGAATGTGGGTCGGACGATCTTAATATCATGACGGAATACACATCGGGAAACCGTGTTATTCATTGCACGGGCTGTCACAAATACTATGACCATTTGAAACTGACGAGAGAAGATACACTTTCCGACATATTCGAGAGGTGGAACGAATATGCTCAAAACTACAAGCCAAAACCTAAGACTGAATCAGTATTGAAACCTTGTCCTTTCTGTGGGTCGGAGGAACTTGTGTTCGCCGACGAGGAGGACGGTTCATGTTGCATCAGATGCACCGATTGCGGAGCACAGGTCGGGCATTATAGGGATTACATGTCCGACAATGAGGATATTGCAGGGTTATGGAACAGGAGAGCGAGCGAATGA
- a CDS encoding YhbY family RNA-binding protein, with protein MTEKDARKELMRRANEINATVHVGKDGLDQGLFDEITTQLKKNRLIKVKVLSNSEDGAKEAAEAIEEATGAVIVDVRGGVIVVTDKRTWTSLSQKKF; from the coding sequence ATGACGGAGAAAGACGCAAGGAAGGAGCTCATGAGGCGTGCCAATGAGATCAACGCCACTGTCCATGTGGGCAAGGACGGTCTCGACCAGGGACTCTTCGATGAGATCACCACACAGCTGAAGAAGAACCGTCTGATCAAGGTGAAGGTGCTTTCGAATTCGGAGGACGGCGCCAAAGAGGCAGCGGAAGCCATCGAAGAGGCCACCGGGGCGGTCATAGTGGATGTCCGCGGCGGAGTAATCGTCGTAACGGACAAGAGGACCTGGACCTCCCTCTCCCAAAAGAAATTCTGA